One window from the genome of Moorena sp. SIOASIH encodes:
- a CDS encoding DUF6753 family protein, translated as MAIYKEVSKQGIREMVGSNLSQENLSHIKQPGSLSDLIDERDKTDYSLLEKLLEGRSDSFKAKILDLVVATELDANDPLFLFLVATSSLETMLADTPKSLEQLFRSWEKDIQQMIDVVGQSTMDIQRQEISKAIASAIEQSKVTIESKSQRQPCAYPPKGSRDFLVAKTSPFINITAICGAVVLSLVCGLGAGWGLSQLSQPKLDPNGSRQLTLDEAATLNWAISKEGKLARNITKWNAGYLDNLECQKDAIEAGIRLNFGGKKATSGYCLLWVAPPSQRKYIDNE; from the coding sequence ATGGCTATTTATAAAGAAGTAAGCAAACAAGGAATTAGGGAAATGGTAGGAAGTAATCTTTCTCAAGAAAACCTCTCCCACATCAAGCAACCTGGAAGTCTGTCAGATTTAATTGACGAGAGGGATAAGACTGATTACTCTCTATTGGAAAAGCTGTTAGAAGGACGTTCGGATAGCTTTAAGGCAAAAATTTTAGATTTAGTTGTTGCGACAGAATTGGACGCTAATGACCCGCTATTCCTATTTTTGGTAGCAACGTCCAGTTTGGAAACAATGTTAGCAGATACTCCTAAATCCTTAGAGCAGTTATTCCGAAGTTGGGAAAAGGATATCCAGCAGATGATTGATGTCGTGGGGCAATCCACCATGGATATTCAGCGCCAAGAAATTTCTAAAGCGATCGCGTCTGCCATAGAGCAATCAAAGGTAACCATAGAATCCAAGTCACAAAGACAGCCCTGTGCCTATCCACCCAAAGGCTCAAGGGATTTTCTGGTTGCTAAGACATCTCCTTTTATAAACATTACAGCCATCTGTGGAGCTGTGGTTTTGTCATTGGTTTGTGGACTAGGAGCGGGTTGGGGACTATCTCAGTTAAGTCAGCCAAAATTAGACCCCAATGGTTCTAGACAACTAACCCTAGACGAAGCAGCTACCTTAAATTGGGCAATCAGTAAAGAGGGCAAATTAGCCAGAAATATAACCAAGTGGAATGCGGGCTATTTGGATAACTTAGAATGTCAAAAGGATGCCATAGAGGCAGGAATCCGGTTAAACTTTGGGGGAAAAAAAGCCACTAGCGGCTATTGTCTACTGTGGGTCGCCCCTCCGAGCCAGCGCAAGTATATAGACAATGAGTGA